One Bacillus sp. FJAT-45350 genomic window carries:
- the nuoH gene encoding NADH-quinone oxidoreductase subunit NuoH: MNELLTSAPSWLNGAIFMGLAAAMLGIVLGFVTYAILAERKVLGYMQLRVGPNRLGPLGLFQTVADVLKLLLKEDVIPKKADKPLFILAPIIAFVPAFVVLAVIPFSENLYFTDIGIGLLFYVAVSGITTIGMVSAGWASNNKYALIGGMRAAAQMISYEVPLVLSVVGIVLLTGSLNLIEIVNAQANVWFIVPQILGFLVFLVAAIAELNRTPFDLPEGESEIVAGYHVEYSGFRWAFFMLAEYVYLFAMASLTTVLFLGGWQPIIFLEFIPGVVWFALKFSAVVFFMIWLRGTMPRVRGDQLMGLAWKVLLPIAIVNIIITALVKEFFL; encoded by the coding sequence ATGAACGAGCTTCTTACATCAGCACCTAGTTGGCTTAATGGAGCTATCTTCATGGGCTTGGCAGCCGCTATGCTAGGGATCGTACTAGGCTTTGTTACATATGCTATTTTGGCTGAAAGAAAGGTATTAGGATATATGCAGCTACGTGTTGGACCCAATAGACTCGGTCCTTTAGGATTATTCCAAACCGTAGCGGATGTTTTGAAGCTTTTACTGAAGGAAGATGTTATTCCGAAAAAAGCAGATAAGCCATTATTCATCCTAGCACCCATCATTGCGTTTGTACCTGCGTTCGTTGTGTTAGCAGTTATACCTTTTTCTGAAAATCTCTATTTCACTGACATTGGGATTGGCTTATTGTTCTATGTAGCTGTCTCAGGGATTACGACAATTGGGATGGTTTCTGCTGGTTGGGCATCTAATAATAAGTATGCCTTAATTGGTGGAATGAGGGCTGCTGCCCAAATGATTTCGTATGAAGTTCCACTAGTACTATCAGTAGTGGGGATTGTATTACTAACAGGAAGTTTAAACCTTATTGAAATTGTTAATGCACAAGCAAATGTTTGGTTTATTGTTCCTCAAATCCTTGGTTTCTTAGTTTTCCTAGTAGCTGCAATTGCAGAATTAAATCGTACCCCTTTTGATTTACCAGAAGGTGAATCTGAAATCGTCGCAGGGTATCATGTTGAATACTCAGGCTTCCGTTGGGCGTTCTTCATGTTAGCTGAGTATGTATACCTGTTTGCGATGGCATCGTTAACGACAGTTTTATTCTTAGGTGGCTGGCAGCCGATTATCTTCTTAGAATTCATCCCAGGAGTAGTGTGGTTTGCGTTAAAGTTCTCAGCTGTTGTATTCTTTATGATTTGGTTACGTGGTACCATGCCTCGTGTCCGTGGAGACCAACTAATGGGATTGGCATGGAAGGTTCTATTACCAATTGCCATTGTTAACATTATCATCACAGCGCTAGTAAAAGAATTCTTTTTATAA
- a CDS encoding NADH-quinone oxidoreductase subunit D encodes MIRTEEMLLNVGPQHPSTHGVFRLVVKIDGEIIKEAIPVVGYLHRGTEKLAENLQYTQIIPYTDRMDYLSAMTNNYVLCHAVETMMELEIPERAEYLRVIVMELGRVASHLVWFGTYLLDLGAMSPFLYAFREREMIINLLNEISGARLTFNYMRVGGVKWDAPDGWIEKVRDLVPYLREELQGYHNLVSGNEIFLARMRGVGKYTKEDAINYSMSGANIRCTGVKWDLRKDEPYSIYDRFDFDVPTHEDGDCLSKYFIRMQEIEESLKIIEQAVEQFPKDGAIQAKTPRIIKPPAGETYVRIESPRGEIGCYIASKGKKEPYRLKFKRPSFYNLQILPKLLEGESIANLIAILGGIDIVLGEVDG; translated from the coding sequence ATGATTCGTACGGAAGAAATGTTATTAAATGTAGGTCCACAGCATCCGAGTACACATGGTGTATTCCGTTTAGTTGTAAAAATAGATGGGGAAATCATTAAAGAGGCTATTCCAGTAGTTGGCTATCTTCATCGTGGTACAGAAAAGTTAGCTGAAAACTTACAGTATACACAAATCATTCCTTATACTGACCGAATGGACTATTTATCGGCCATGACAAATAATTATGTCCTCTGTCACGCTGTAGAGACGATGATGGAGCTTGAAATCCCAGAACGAGCAGAGTATTTACGAGTCATCGTAATGGAGCTTGGAAGGGTTGCTAGCCATCTTGTATGGTTTGGGACGTACTTATTAGACTTAGGCGCGATGAGTCCATTTTTGTATGCCTTCCGTGAGCGTGAAATGATTATTAACCTATTAAATGAAATCTCAGGTGCAAGGTTAACATTTAACTACATGCGTGTTGGTGGTGTTAAGTGGGATGCACCAGACGGATGGATTGAAAAGGTACGTGACTTAGTTCCTTACTTACGTGAAGAGCTACAAGGATATCATAACCTTGTTTCAGGAAACGAAATCTTTTTAGCACGTATGAGAGGCGTAGGGAAGTATACGAAGGAAGATGCAATTAATTATTCAATGAGTGGAGCAAACATTCGCTGTACAGGTGTGAAGTGGGATTTACGTAAGGATGAACCTTATTCAATTTATGACCGCTTTGATTTTGATGTACCAACACATGAAGATGGAGATTGTTTATCAAAATACTTCATTCGAATGCAAGAAATAGAAGAATCGTTGAAAATTATTGAGCAAGCAGTCGAACAGTTTCCTAAAGATGGTGCCATTCAAGCCAAAACACCGAGAATCATTAAACCACCAGCTGGAGAAACGTATGTCCGCATTGAATCGCCACGTGGTGAAATCGGTTGTTATATTGCAAGTAAAGGAAAAAAAGAGCCATATCGCCTGAAATTTAAAAGACCATCATTTTACAACTTACAGATTCTACCGAAGCTGTTAGAAGGAGAGTCTATCGCCAACCTAATTGCCATTCTTGGTGGAATTGATATTGTACTTGGGGAGGTTGATGGCTAA
- the nuoI gene encoding NADH-quinone oxidoreductase subunit NuoI has protein sequence MFGKGLVKGLKYTLSNLTKNNVTTSYPDEAIPMPDRFRGIQKFYPEKCIVCNQCAAICPTDCIQLTGKPHPDPNKKGKIIDTYDINFEICILCDLCTEVCPTEAIVMTNNFELAEYSRDDLFKNLEWLDENDTNVREENKA, from the coding sequence ATGTTTGGTAAAGGTCTTGTCAAAGGTCTGAAATACACATTAAGTAACCTTACAAAAAACAATGTGACCACTAGTTATCCAGATGAAGCTATACCTATGCCGGACCGATTTCGTGGGATACAAAAGTTTTATCCTGAAAAGTGCATTGTTTGTAATCAATGTGCAGCTATTTGTCCCACCGATTGCATCCAGCTAACAGGGAAGCCCCATCCGGACCCAAATAAAAAGGGGAAAATCATTGACACATATGATATTAATTTCGAAATCTGTATCCTTTGTGACTTATGTACAGAGGTCTGCCCGACAGAGGCGATTGTAATGACGAATAACTTTGAATTGGCAGAGTATAGCAGAGATGATTTATTTAAGAACCTAGAATGGCTTGATGAAAACGATACGAACGTGAGGGAGGAGAACAAAGCATGA
- a CDS encoding NADH-quinone oxidoreductase subunit C, whose amino-acid sequence MSDEKAKAAAAAKAKAAALMKLKEKESVNKEAFTESNSADSQQGTPTSDEKSEAAAKAKAAAAAKAKAAAAAKAKADGAGESPESDEKAKAAAKAKAAAAAKAKAAAAAKAKADGAGEPPEGDEKAKAAAKAKAAAAAKAKAAAAAKAKAGAGTGTDDEKAKAKAAAVAKAKAAAAAKAKAQGGVGDDEKAKAIAVAKAKAAAAAKAKAAGGESSAEEDVVEEQPSPNQPLLDKYVKVIQENLGNDVLEDMYINKLAKDVPTLVVTPESYYRVSQFLKHNEQLSFDYLSEHHGSDFETHMEIYYHLYSFKTHENIAVKVKIDRDNPEIESLTSVWEGANWPERETYDLLGIIFKDHPNLTRIMLSDDWVGYPLRKDYEPYDEEV is encoded by the coding sequence ATGAGTGATGAAAAAGCAAAAGCAGCCGCGGCCGCGAAGGCAAAAGCAGCCGCACTAATGAAATTAAAAGAAAAGGAATCTGTAAATAAGGAAGCGTTTACAGAATCTAATTCAGCTGATAGCCAACAGGGTACTCCAACATCTGATGAAAAGTCGGAAGCAGCCGCAAAAGCAAAGGCAGCGGCAGCAGCGAAGGCAAAAGCAGCAGCTGCGGCGAAAGCGAAAGCTGATGGAGCAGGAGAGTCACCAGAAAGTGATGAAAAAGCAAAAGCAGCCGCAAAAGCAAAGGCAGCGGCTGCAGCCAAAGCAAAAGCGGCAGCCGCGGCGAAAGCGAAAGCTGATGGAGCAGGAGAGCCACCAGAAGGTGATGAAAAAGCGAAGGCGGCAGCGAAAGCAAAGGCGGCAGCAGCCGCAAAGGCAAAAGCAGCAGCCGCGGCAAAAGCAAAAGCTGGAGCAGGGACTGGCACTGATGATGAGAAGGCCAAAGCGAAAGCAGCAGCAGTAGCCAAAGCAAAAGCAGCGGCAGCAGCGAAAGCAAAGGCTCAAGGTGGAGTAGGAGATGACGAGAAGGCCAAAGCGATTGCAGTAGCGAAAGCGAAGGCAGCAGCGGCAGCAAAGGCAAAGGCTGCTGGTGGCGAATCAAGTGCAGAAGAAGATGTAGTTGAAGAACAGCCATCACCAAATCAACCTTTATTAGATAAATATGTAAAAGTGATCCAAGAGAATTTAGGAAATGATGTTCTAGAAGACATGTATATTAATAAGCTAGCAAAGGATGTCCCAACACTAGTAGTTACACCGGAGTCCTACTACCGTGTCTCACAATTTTTAAAGCATAATGAGCAATTATCTTTTGATTACTTAAGTGAACATCATGGAAGTGACTTTGAAACACACATGGAAATTTATTATCATTTATACTCATTTAAAACACATGAGAACATTGCAGTAAAAGTGAAAATTGACCGAGATAATCCAGAAATTGAGTCGCTTACATCAGTTTGGGAAGGTGCTAATTGGCCGGAACGTGAAACGTATGACTTATTAGGGATTATCTTCAAGGATCACCCAAATCTTACGAGAATTATGCTGTCAGATGACTGGGTTGGTTATCCACTACGAAAAGACTATGAGCCTTATGATGAGGAGGTGTAA